One Plutella xylostella chromosome 31, ilPluXylo3.1, whole genome shotgun sequence genomic region harbors:
- the LOC105393437 gene encoding uncharacterized protein LOC105393437, translating to MTSTSPLDENLEELNNVPYDNFGSNQPEFDLNAGENVVASAIDYGDVNEDDSNAESGSEGAPTEDTDEESENETIDAEALPDEIPIDIPAPVDTKPPAPESWPTLEILPGGVIKPTKEEDLSEPENEEPIEDKSEDMMYACAKCPQRFKFLFALVKHVRWHEDEKKREDGADLRNLSNLERELISIKNTRLQLTKKHRKQKLEIMARMAKAVGDLTEIKGLRNRRQ from the exons ATGACCTCCACTAGCCCATTAGACGAGAATTTGGAGGAATTGAACAACGTCCCCTACGATAATTTCGGAAGCAACCAGCCAGAATTCGATTTAAATGCTGGAGAGAACGTCGTGGCTAGTGCCATAGACTACGGAGACGTGAACGAGGATGACTCTAATGCTGAGAGCGGCTCTGAGGGGGCTCCCACGGAAGATACAGACGAGGAATCTGAAAATGAGACGATTGATGCAGAAGCTTTACCTGACGAAATTCCTATT GACATTCCAGCTCCAGTTGACACCAAACCCCCAGCTCCGGAGAGCTGGCCGACCCTCGAGATACTTCCAGGCGGAGTCATCAAACCAACAAAGGAAGAGGATCTCTCCGAACCAGAGAACGAAGAACCGATTGAAGATAAAAGCGAGGATATGATGTACGCTTGCGCTAAATGCCCGCAACGGTTCAAGTTTCTGTTTGCGCTGGTGAAGCACGTGAGATGGCACGAGGATGAGAAGAAGAGGGAAGATGGGGCGGATTTGaggaatttaa GCAATTTGGAGAGAGAACTCATATCAATAAAGAACACAAGACTACAACTCACCAAGAAACATAGGAAACAAAAACTCGAAATAATGGCTAG AATGGCGAAAGCAGTCGGCGATCTTACAGAAATTAAAGGTCTCAGAAATAGAAGACAGTGA